Within the Carassius gibelio isolate Cgi1373 ecotype wild population from Czech Republic chromosome B15, carGib1.2-hapl.c, whole genome shotgun sequence genome, the region AATTTTTTGATTATATAGAAAAAGAAATGAGAGAAAAACAAATTATTCATTGAATTTACAattttgcaatcaatttattttagttacatttaaataaacaaatatagttGACTAACTTTGaacattctatatatataaaaataaaatatagccatAGCCACTTACTTGTTTCAGTGTAGTTATtctttatatagttatatattaacGCCTGATTTTCTGTGCATTAGTTAAGCATGAATTATTGCatgtttgtaatatataattgttattgtGAAATGAGACAGTTGTACATCAGAACATGAAGGTTTCTCTTGAAGTGTGTAAACAAGACGATTCTGAAATCAAAAGTGTGAAATGACACAATCTTCTCAGCACAGATGCTGTTTCCATCATCAGTTTCCGAtgtttcatgagctgaactttccacacacacacactcacactcacacacactcacacacagttaCCGTATAAAACAGAACACTAATGTATAAACCTGTACAGAGGAACAAGCGTTTAAGAAACCCTATGAATCACCAGAGTTTGATTTACAGTAATCCAGACGTCTGAACAGAGTCTACTTATTGAGGCCTGCGTACAACCCATCACCGCTGCGCATCTTCGGATCCAGAGCCTGAGtaaacatcacaaacaccagGATATCAATCAGAAGATTAGAGTTAATCATCAGAGACATCAGTGTAATCAATCACCAAGACACTGGAGCTCAGTGTACACAGAGAATCAACAGCAGCTCAGACACgattcactgaatcactgactcactgaatcactgaatcactgaatcactcACTAGTAGAGCCAGGGGTGTTAACTAGGTTAGTAGCTGGTTTCTGTGAGAGCAGTGCAGTGAACTGctgttactatagcaacactggattactgaccaatcacagcgcaccttAACTTTGATCTCATTCTGATGAATAAAACATTCAGTGTTGTGAGAAGTTCTGCTTTGGTTCGTTTTGTCAGACGTACCGCATAGTCCTGGTTTGGAGGTCGAGGAGGGTTCATTGGTCGGGAATTTGATACTGTGAATTAAAACAgaataaatcatgaaaatgtttaatgttgaaTAGTTTTTTACACTCACTAGAACACATGCTCGACACAACTCTTCAGATCTCAAACTAATTCATGCAACATCAAAACAATGCTTCACGCTTCTCATGCAACATCTTTCTCCCTTTTGAATCTGAAATGAACACTGTATAGATGTTGATTTGTAATATATGTGTAATATGTTCACTGTGGTCTTCTATTATGGGGTTTGTGATGTCAGTCTGGTGCTACTGTAGAAATATCGCAGTGTTCTTCAGTTCTGAATCATATGTGTGTGTTGAACTGAAGCTGATCAGGTTTGTGTAAGTGTCCTGTAAGCTGATGGATGTCTGAGATGGTGTGGTGTGTGTTCTGCACCTTTCTTCGGTTTGCTGTCACTGTTTCTGGCAGAACAGAAGTAGATGATGAGTATAACTCCTCCTGTGATCAGTAGATCTATGATCATGACGCCCCACGCCATCACTCCGCTCAACTCATAGCAGTTCTCACACACTGACACGGAAAGAGAGGAGCATTATTATAATCAAGCTCATTCTGAGGGAAGAATAGAAAAACTGAACTCTCCTCACCTTTTACGTTGATGTAGAACATACGTTTGATATGATTAGGTCCATCTGTATAATTACAAGAGTACTGTCCTTCAACTATTCCTGTTCCCGAATCAGCTGGAACACGAACGTTCAGTTTATTTCCTTCTCCACTGACATCTTTTCCGGCTTCATTTTTCCATGTTACTACCCTATTGTCTCCTCCAGTGCAGATCATAATGACACCATCGTCTGTGATTTCAATATCTTTGGTAAAAAGGATGGAAGACACAATGAATTGCAGGTATTGTAGATGTATTAAAGAGCACACAGGTGTGTGAAGAGGTCCTCACCTTGAGCCCGAGCCGCGGCGAGCAGCACGATCATCACACTCAGGAGAAACATGGTTCTGTATCGTCCTGAAGACAGTGTTCActgatctctcacacacacatgcagcgtctgtgtgtgtctctgagtcTCTCTACAGGAAGAGGAAACCTCAAACGCCCTCATTCTGCTCGCTTTTATCTGCAGATCTGCTCCATTTCTCTGAGAAGCACTTCAGgctcctgtataataaactcaaATATCTGAAATACGCCATAAACGGAAAAGATCAGTTGCCTTTTGCATCGTTGAGATCATTAAATCATGTTCTCATGACTGTTTATGATcagtgtcctgcagcacagaagcagtcatcagtgtcacagacgtgtgtttataacaatacactgtatgagtcacaattatacatttctcttttatgacagaaatcattaggatattaagtaaatcatgttcatgaagatatttagtaaatctcctactgtaaatatatcaaaacttaatgtttgattaataatatgcattgctaagaacttcatctgaacaactttaaagatgattttctcaatatttagatttttttgctccctcagattccagatttataatagttgcatctcagacaaatattgtcctccgaacaaaccacacatcactggagagatcatttattcaataaaaatgtacttttaattaaaaataaataaatatctaaataaatcaaatgtacccttgtgactggttttgttctccagggtcacacatgtgctaaattacattgtaaaagttatacactataaatacactaattaaaagtatatttctGCTCCAGTATAACTGCTGAAGTGTGTTAAACTGCGATGGTTTCTTCGTGAGGTTCATGATCCGCGTCTGGACTTGTATTTAATCTTCTGTCTGCTCGGTTTGAGTTTGTCAGGTCTCTCGAAGACTTTTTACCTTctgtggatttattaaagactttatcttcatcatcatcttcacatatgtttaataacacacacacacacacacacacacacacacacacacacacacacacacaggtaccgAGCTTAAACACTATAAATACACTGATATCACACATTCTTTAGATGTGTAACTAAATTCAGAATTAAACTGTTATGTTTTTAATGTGGGAAAAGTGCAACCGATGACATATAACTTGAGTGTACTATTTAAAGACCCCACAAACATGAAGTTAAGAATATCTTATAAAGAGAATTTTAacataaatacaatacatttgtAATGGATTATTTAGATATGTGGCAATACgttataaataaattttttagaaattcattatagcctatattaatcttacattttgaataattaataaatgtattttctatgtatgacgattatatttaaaatgtatagtattacaagtggaaactttttttttctttttttttttttttacttacagagAAAATGTTTAAAGCACATTTTAGCTTCATGGTCTCTCAAAATAGCAGCTGATTCCACTCAGATGATCTCAAGGAGTACTGAAGGATGATTTGTGtatatgaagtgtgtgtgtgtgtgtgtgtgtgtgagcttctCTCTGCTcggggtgtgtgtgtgatctgcagCGCCACCGTGTGGTGAAGGACTCTCAGTGAAGCTCCTCTCAAACTTCAGCAGTTCAGAAAAGTCCAAATAAATGAATCATGTACTGTGGGAAGAGTCGTGAGAGGTTGTAATAATCATAAACACTCTGGCTAGTAACTGCACCTTATTATTCTGGATCACAATCATAAAATAACGTTCTCATAACGTTAGAGAGAGATTTCTGAAAGACATTAATGTTTCAGCAGATGTAGTGCAGTAAAACAGTTCTTTCACAGGAACATTAATACAGAATATCAAAGCAAAAACACTTTTCATGCTAAACATCTGACAAAAAACTGATGTCATTCACAGATGTTAGTGAACAAATAGCGCCAGTGGAGTATTTCCTGAGGCGCGGGAGCGCGCGGCGCGTtcgcgtgtgagtgtgtgtgtgcgtgtgtgagagagagagagagagatcggaCTCATGTGTGTGGAACGGGTtcatctgctgctgctgctgctcgccTCAGGTCAGtgtgttcttcctcctcctcctcatcatcagtATTCACACACATTCAGATCACAGTCGTGTGTAGTTTTTAGTTTTGTTGATGGTGACGGCGCGTTCCCGCGGTTAAACTCGCTCTGTTCCTCTGCTTTACTGTAATAGTTTGTGCTCGTGCCTGGGTGATTGTTTCATCTGTCTTCTGTTTTTGATTTATGAATGAATTCTGTTTCCTGTGTTCTTGAGCTGAGTTCATAATCGCAGCAGATATAATCCTCTGTgagtgacagctgtcaatcatcgTGCGCTTTAATGAGCTTACCTGTGCACGTGATTCACCTGCAGAACACACACGCTCATCAGAGACAGAACGACTTCATTCACCAGTGTTTGTTCTCGATCATAAGAGCATTTACAGACGACTATCAACACCAACAGATAAACTCTAGCAGCTGATAATGAACCTTCTCCGAGCTTTGGGATAgttctctcagtgtgtgtgtgtgtgtgtgtgtgtgtgtgtgtgtgtgtgtgtgtgtgtgggagtgtgtgtgtgtgtgtgtgggagtgtgtgtgtgtgtgtgtgggagtgtgtgtgtgtgtgtggggggggggggggcatgtttttgaatcatatcaggacacaactctgtataatgacatgggtatgacgcaggtattacaaggagagggtgacttatgagcacataacccatgtccccatttttcaaaacacttataaatcatacagaatgagtttttttgagaaagtaaaaatgcacaaagtttcctgtgagggttagggttaggtgtagggttggtgaagggagatagaatatacagtttctacagaataaaaaccattacacctatgggatgaacacactttacacaaacacaaacatgtgtgtgtgtgtgtgtgtgtgtgtgtgagtttaagtgtgtgtgtgtgtcagtgagtgtgtgtgtgtgtgtgtgtgtgtgtgtgagtgtaagtgtgtgtgtgtgtgtgtgtatgtttgtgtgtgtctgtgtgagtgtgtgtgttcatgtttgttCCATTGTTTTCTCCAGTGGTCTCTCAGGAGGAAGTTCGTGTGAACAGAGTAAACTCCACCTTCGTCTGTGTTTGATTCTAGACTATGACTTCCGCTGTTTATCTTTGGAAATAATAAGCCCAGAAGAAGTCATTTCTGCAGTTTCTTCTTAATAAATGCTCTCTGAGACTCGAGAGGTGTTGATCTCtcagtgtttgtttttaatagttCAGTGAACTCCTAGAACTCATTATCAGAAGAACCATGTTTTCAAGAAAAACCCGTGTTTGTTGGACTAATTGAGCTCATCTCATAGACTTCCACTGTTTTTATCAGTCTTCTaacttgacctttgacccctaAACCAACACTAACAGAAACTCATGCAAACACTACACTTACACAAAAGCATGATTGATATGCACAACACATAACATCTCTCCTAGTTGCATGATTTGCCCTTCATAAGAACAGTTAAAGTACAACTGAAGAACAGTGTGCTGGGTTTGATTTACAGGAAGTGCATGAATGATTAAATGCACTTTATCTGTGCTGTGAATGCAACCTAagacatctgctaaatgcatacatgtaaatcaAACACAAGCAGACTGACTACAGATTTAAACAACTGAATCTCTCTCTAGGATCTTGAGATGGTTTATTAGCATGGCATTTCTTCTTACAGTTAAAAACTGTGCAACATTAAACTGATGCAAAACAATGTAAAGCAAAGataagtgagagtgagagagaaatatGAGGTGAATGTACAGGTGAGtaaaggtggtgtgtgtgtgtgtgtgtgtgtgtgtgtgtgtgtgtgtgtgtgtgcaggctggCGGTGTGTGTCCGGGATCCGTGTGTTCACGGCGGGCGATGTGAAGGCCGTTAACGGGACAGATGTGCGTCTCAAATGCAGCTTCCAGAGTTCAGCTGCGATCCGAGCGTCGAGCGTCACGGTGTCC harbors:
- the LOC127972140 gene encoding T-cell surface glycoprotein CD3 epsilon chain; the encoded protein is MFLLSVMIVLLAAARAQDIEITDDGVIMICTGGDNRVVTWKNEAGKDVSGEGNKLNVRVPADSGTGIVEGQYSCNYTDGPNHIKRMFYINVKVCENCYELSGVMAWGVMIIDLLITGGVILIIYFCSARNSDSKPKKVSNSRPMNPPRPPNQDYAALDPKMRSGDGLYAGLNK